In a genomic window of Quercus lobata isolate SW786 chromosome 4, ValleyOak3.0 Primary Assembly, whole genome shotgun sequence:
- the LOC115985835 gene encoding uncharacterized protein LOC115985835: MVSVKVLLAVAAIKGWFLSQLDVNNAFLHGDLDEEVYMALPQGRQGDVFMMLLVYMDDVLIVCNDKAEIDGFKVLLDDRFKLKDLGDLKYFLGLEVARSAKGIALCQRKYTLEVINDVGMLGCKPAKTLMEQSLKLSQLEGEELKDPGTYRRLIGRLLYLTITRPDITFAVHKLSQYMSKPRKPHLDAAYRILQYLKNEPGKGLIFSSKIDLHLKGFVDVDWASCCDTRKSITGYSIFIGDSLVSWKSKKQSTDIGVKHDKEALLFCDSQAALHISSNPLFHQRIKHIEIDCHVVKDKVLEGVIKLNHVRCRGQLPDMLTKALGYNQFSNLVDKMGMMNIHTPITLEREYQNGSKDDKMGMMNIHTPATLEREYQNGSKDDHKEARAEPEIVELNLSNEQSTA; this comes from the exons ATGGTGTCTGTCAAAGTACTCCTTGCTGTGGCTGCCATAAAGGGCTGGTTTCTTAGTCAATTGGATGTGAACAATGCATTTCTGCATGGTGATTTGGATGAGGAAGTTTATATGGCTCTTCCACAAGG GAGGCAAGGTGATGTTTTCATGATGCTTTTGGTGTATATGGATGATGTCTTAATAGTCTGTAATGATAAGGCTGAGATAGACGGATTCAAGGTTTTATTGGATGATAGGTTCAAGCTCAAAGACTTAGGTGACTTAAAGTACTTCCTTGGATTGGAGGTTGCTAGATCAGCCAAGGGAATTGCCCTTTGTCAAAGAAAATACACTCTTGAGGTGATTAATGATGTTGGTATGTTAGGGTGTAAACCAGCTAAGACCCTTATGGAACAAAGTCTCAAGTTAAGTCAATTGGAAGGAGAAGAGCTCAAAGATCCCGGCACCTACAGAAGGTTAATTGGGAGGTTATTGTATCTGACCATCACAAGGCCAGACATCACTTTTGCTGTTCATAAGCTTAGCCAATACATGTCCAAACCAAGAAAGCCACATTTAGATGCAGCCTATAGAATCTTAcaatatttgaagaatgaaccaGGGAAGGGTCTCATATTCTCTTCCAAGATAGATTTACATTTAAAAGGTTTTGTAGATGTTGATTGGGCTTCATGTTGTGATACAAGGAAGTCAATAACAGGTTATAGCATTTTCATTGGAGATTCCTTGGTGTCTTGGAAATCAAAGAAGCAGTCCACA GATATTGGAGTTAAACATGACAAAGAAGCATTGTTGTTCTGTGATAGTCAAGCAGCATTGCACATTAGTTCCAATCCCCTTTTTCATCAGAGAATCAAGCACATTGAAATAGATTGTCACGTGGTCAAGGATAAAGTTTTGGAAGGTGTTATCAAGCTTAATCATGTGAGGTGTCGTGGTCAATTGCCAGACATGCTTACCAAAGCATTGGGGTACAATCAATTTTCTAATCTTGTTGACAAGATGGGAATGATGAATATACACACACCAATTACTCTTGAGAGGGAGTATCAGAATGGTAGTAAAGATGACAAGATGGGGATGATGAATATACACACACCAGCTACTCTTGAGAGGGAGTATCAGAATGGTAGTAAAGATGATCACAAGGAAGCAAGAGCAGAGCCTGAGATAGTAGAGCTTAATCTGAGTAATGAACAAAGTACTGCATAA